A genome region from Physeter macrocephalus isolate SW-GA chromosome 4, ASM283717v5, whole genome shotgun sequence includes the following:
- the LOC114486175 gene encoding ras GTPase-activating-like protein IQGAP3 isoform X1, with translation MEGRGTGPGRATYERLTAEEMDEQRRQNVAYEYLCRLEEAKRWMEACLKEELPSPVELEESLRNGVLLAKLGHCFAPSVVPLKKIYDVEQLRYQATGLHFRHTDNINFWLSAVAHIGLPSTFFPETTDIYDKKNMPRVVYCIHALSLFLFRLGLAPQIHDLYGKVKFTAEELSNMASELAKYGLQLPAFSKIGGILANELSVDEAAVHAAVLAINEAVEQGVVKDTLAALQNPNALLGNLQEPLAAIYQELLAQAKMEKAANARNRFLQNDGESQDIYDCYLTQAEIQGNINHVNVHGALEVVDDALERQSPEALLEALQDPVLALQGVRRDFADWYLEQLSSDREQKAQELGLVELLEKEEVQAGVAAANIKGDQEQAMLQAVQRINKAIRRGVAADTVKELMCPEAQLPPVYPFASAVYQQELAVLQRQQQGELGQEELFVAVEMLSAVVLINRALEARDASSFWSSLVNPATGLAEVEGENAQR, from the exons CTGGATGGAGGCCTGCCTGAAGGAGGAGCTTCCTTCCCCGGTGGAGCTGGAGGAGAGCCTCCGGAACGGAGTGCTGCTGGCCAAGCTGGGACACTGTTTTGCACCCTCTGTGGTTCCCTTGAAGAAGATCTATGACGTGGAGCAGCTACGGTACCAG gcAACTGGCTTGCATTTCCGTCACACAGACAACATCAACTTTTGGCTGTCTGCAGTAGCCCACATCGGTCTGCCTTCG ACCTTCTTCCCAGAGACCACGGACATTTATGACAAGAAGAACATGCCCCGGGTGGTCTACTGCATCCATGCACTCAG TCTCTTCCTCTTCCGGCTGGGATTGGCCCCTCAGATacatgatctatatgggaaagtGAAATTCACAG CTGAGGAACTCAGCAACATGGCCTCTGAACTAGCTAAATATGGCCTCCAGctgcctgccttcagcaagatcGGGGGCATCCTGGCCAATGAACTCTCCGTGGATGAGGCTGCAG TCCATGCAGCTGTTCTTGCCATCAATGAGGCAGTGGAGCAAGGAGTGGTTAAGGACACCCTGGCTGCCTTGCAGAATCCCAATGCTCTGCTGGGGAATCTTCAAGAGCCTCTGGCAGCCATCTACCAGGAGCTGCTGGCCCAGGCCAAGATGGAGAAGGCTGCCAATGCCAGGAACCGC TTTTTGCAGAATGATGGAGAAAGCCAGGACATCTATGACTGCTACCTAACTCAGGCTGAAATCCAGGGCAACATCAACCATGTCAATG TCCATGGGGCTCTAGAAGTTGTGGATGATGCCCTGGAAAGACAGAGCCCTGAGGCCTTGCTTGAGGCCCTTCAAGACCCTGTCCTGGCCCTGCAAGGAGTGAGGAGAGACTTTGCAGACTGGTACCTGGAACAGCTGAGCTCAGACAGAGAGCAGAAAGCACAG GAGCTGGGCCTGGTGGAGCTTCTGGAAAAGGAGGAGGTCCAAGCTGGTGTGGCTGCAGCCAACATAAAGGGTGATCAGGAACAAGCCA TGCTCCAGGCTGTGCAGAGGATCAACAAAGCCATCCGGAGGGGAGTGGCAGCTGACACCGTGAAGGAGCTGATGTGCCCGGAAGCCCAGTTGCCACCAGTGTACCCCTTTGCATCAGCTGTGTACCAGCAGGAGCTGGCAGTGCTCCAGCGGCAGCAGCAGGGG GAGCTTGGCCAGGAGGAGCTCTTTGTGGCTGTGGAGATGCTCTCAGCCGTGGTCCTGATCAACCGAGctctggaggccagggatgccagCAGCTTCTGGAGCAGTCTGGTGAACCCCGCCACAGGGCTGGCTGAGGTGGAAGGAGAGAATGCTCAACGGTGA
- the LOC114486175 gene encoding ras GTPase-activating-like protein IQGAP3 isoform X2, with translation MEGRGTGPGRATYERLTAEEMDEQRRQNVAYEYLCRLEEAKRWMEACLKEELPSPVELEESLRNGVLLAKLGHCFAPSVVPLKKIYDVEQLRYQATGLHFRHTDNINFWLSAVAHIGLPSTFFPETTDIYDKKNMPRVVYCIHALSLFLFRLGLAPQIHDLYGKVKFTAEELSNMASELAKYGLQLPAFSKIGGILANELSVDEAAVHAAVLAINEAVEQGVVKDTLAALQNPNALLGNLQEPLAAIYQELLAQAKMEKAANARNRNDGESQDIYDCYLTQAEIQGNINHVNVHGALEVVDDALERQSPEALLEALQDPVLALQGVRRDFADWYLEQLSSDREQKAQELGLVELLEKEEVQAGVAAANIKGDQEQAMLQAVQRINKAIRRGVAADTVKELMCPEAQLPPVYPFASAVYQQELAVLQRQQQGELGQEELFVAVEMLSAVVLINRALEARDASSFWSSLVNPATGLAEVEGENAQR, from the exons CTGGATGGAGGCCTGCCTGAAGGAGGAGCTTCCTTCCCCGGTGGAGCTGGAGGAGAGCCTCCGGAACGGAGTGCTGCTGGCCAAGCTGGGACACTGTTTTGCACCCTCTGTGGTTCCCTTGAAGAAGATCTATGACGTGGAGCAGCTACGGTACCAG gcAACTGGCTTGCATTTCCGTCACACAGACAACATCAACTTTTGGCTGTCTGCAGTAGCCCACATCGGTCTGCCTTCG ACCTTCTTCCCAGAGACCACGGACATTTATGACAAGAAGAACATGCCCCGGGTGGTCTACTGCATCCATGCACTCAG TCTCTTCCTCTTCCGGCTGGGATTGGCCCCTCAGATacatgatctatatgggaaagtGAAATTCACAG CTGAGGAACTCAGCAACATGGCCTCTGAACTAGCTAAATATGGCCTCCAGctgcctgccttcagcaagatcGGGGGCATCCTGGCCAATGAACTCTCCGTGGATGAGGCTGCAG TCCATGCAGCTGTTCTTGCCATCAATGAGGCAGTGGAGCAAGGAGTGGTTAAGGACACCCTGGCTGCCTTGCAGAATCCCAATGCTCTGCTGGGGAATCTTCAAGAGCCTCTGGCAGCCATCTACCAGGAGCTGCTGGCCCAGGCCAAGATGGAGAAGGCTGCCAATGCCAGGAACCGC AATGATGGAGAAAGCCAGGACATCTATGACTGCTACCTAACTCAGGCTGAAATCCAGGGCAACATCAACCATGTCAATG TCCATGGGGCTCTAGAAGTTGTGGATGATGCCCTGGAAAGACAGAGCCCTGAGGCCTTGCTTGAGGCCCTTCAAGACCCTGTCCTGGCCCTGCAAGGAGTGAGGAGAGACTTTGCAGACTGGTACCTGGAACAGCTGAGCTCAGACAGAGAGCAGAAAGCACAG GAGCTGGGCCTGGTGGAGCTTCTGGAAAAGGAGGAGGTCCAAGCTGGTGTGGCTGCAGCCAACATAAAGGGTGATCAGGAACAAGCCA TGCTCCAGGCTGTGCAGAGGATCAACAAAGCCATCCGGAGGGGAGTGGCAGCTGACACCGTGAAGGAGCTGATGTGCCCGGAAGCCCAGTTGCCACCAGTGTACCCCTTTGCATCAGCTGTGTACCAGCAGGAGCTGGCAGTGCTCCAGCGGCAGCAGCAGGGG GAGCTTGGCCAGGAGGAGCTCTTTGTGGCTGTGGAGATGCTCTCAGCCGTGGTCCTGATCAACCGAGctctggaggccagggatgccagCAGCTTCTGGAGCAGTCTGGTGAACCCCGCCACAGGGCTGGCTGAGGTGGAAGGAGAGAATGCTCAACGGTGA